TCGGCCGTGCGGGCGCGCACCGCGTGCACGCCCATGCCCTGGGCGAGCTGGGCGAAGTTGAGCACCGGGCCTTTCAAATCGAGCTGCGACTTCGCCTTGGAGCCTGCCTCGTCGGCGCCCACGCGCTCCAGCTCCACGTTCAGCACCGAGTAGCTGGCGTTGTTGAAGATCACGGACACCACGTGCAGCTTCTCGCGCGCCATGGTCCACAGCGCCTGGATGGTGTACATGGCCGTGCCGTCGCCGATCAGCGCAAGCACGGGCCGGTCCGGGCAGGCGATGGCCGCGCCCACGGCATTGGGCAGGCCCTGGCCGATGGCGCCGCCCGTGAGGGTGAGCAGGTCGTGGCGCGGGCAGCCCGCCGTCATGGCGCCCAGCATCAGGCCGGAGGTGATGGCCTCGTCGATGACGATGGCGTTCTCCGGCAGCAGGTGGCCCACGGCCTTGCAGACCTTGGGCGCGGTGAGGGGCCCACGCGGGCGCTCCGGGCGCCGGGCGGGGGCCAACGGTGGCTCGGCGGTGGCGCCCAGCGCGGCGGCGAGCTTGTCCAGGCTGGCCGCCGCGTCCTGCGCGGGGCTGCAGAGGGTGTGCACCGTGCAGCCCTCGGGCACGAGGTCGCTGGCCTTGCCGGGGTAGGCGAAGAACGAGACGGGGGACTTGGCGTCCACCAGCACCAGGTGCCGCGCGCCCGCCAGCTGCACGCCCGCCAGCTCGGCCAGGTAGGCCACGCGCTCCACCGCGGGCAGGCCCGCGCCGCGCTCCATGCGGGTGGGGAAGACCTCGGCCAGCAACTGCGCCCCGCTGTGCGCGGCGATGCGGGCGGCCGTGCGCAGCGCGCCTTCGCGCAGCGCGTGGCCGCCGAGCAGCACGATGGTCTTTTCGCCCGAGCGGATGGCCTGGGCGGCGGCCTGCACGGCCTCGTCGCTCGCGGCGGCGGGCGTGGGCGGTGGCGGCGGCGGGCAGGGCTGGCCGCCTTCGCCCCACGACACGTCGGCGGGCAGGATCAGCGTGGCCACCTGGCCCGGCAGGCCGCGCGCGGCGGCGATGGCGTCGGCCGCGTCCCGGCCCAGCGCGGCGGTGCTCTGCGCGGTGCGCACGAAGCCGGGCGAGACGTTGCGCGCCACGGTCTCGATGTCGGACTGGAGCTGCGCGTCGTAGCGCGTGTGGTACGTGGCGTGGTCGCCCACGATGTTGACCACCGGCACCTTGCCCTTGCGCGCGTTGTGCAGGTTGGCCAGCCCGTTGCCCAGGCCGCAGCCCAGGTGCAAGAGCGTGGCGGCGGGCTTGCCCGCCATGCGCGCGTAGCCGTCGGCCGCGCCAGTGGCCACGCCCTCGAACAGCGCCAGCACGGCGCGCATGCGCGGCTCGGTGTCCAGTGCGGCGACGAAGTGCATCTCGCTCGTGCCGGGGTTGGTGAAGCAGACCTCCACGCCCGCGTCGGCCAGGGTTTGGAGCAGGGCTTGTGCGCCGTTCATGGGAATCTCCTTGCTTCTGTATTGATAGCTGCTTGCGCTTGTCCTGTAGGCGCTAGAGGCTGATTTGGCTATGAATCCGTGTCGAGGTGCCGCGGGCCGATGTCGGCGGTGCGCGTCACGCCCGCCAGCGTCATCGCCAGCAGCAGCTCGCGCTGCCACTGGGCCAGCAGCGTGCGCACGCCGGCCTCGCCCTGCGCGGCCAGCGCCCACACCCAGGGGCGGCCCACGAGCACGCCGCGCGCGCCCAGCGCCAGGGCCTTGAACACGTCCACGCCGCCGCGCACGCCGCTGTCCACCAGCACCTCTGCCTGCGCGCCCACGGCCTGGGCGATGGCGGGCAGCTTGGCGGCGGTGGAGGCCACGGAATCGAGCTGGCGCCCGCCGTGGTTGGAGACGACGATCCCCTCCGCCCCCACGGCCACGGCGGCGCGCGCGTCCTCCACGTCGAGGATGCCCTTGAGCAGCAGGCGGCCCTTCCACTGGCCGCGCAGCCATTCGATGTCCTTCCAGGTCACGCCCGGGTCGAACTGCGCGTCCACCCAGGCCTTGAAGGCGTTGAGGTCGCGCGCGCCGGGCACCTGCGCGGTCAGGTTGCCGAAGCGCAGCGGCTTGCCGCGCAGCGCCACGTTCCACACCCAGCCGGGGCGCGCCAGCACCTGCGCGGCGCGCAGCAGCGCGGGGCGCGCGCCGCTGGCGGCCATGCCGTGGCGGATGTCGCGCAGGCGCATGCCGGGCAGCGGCAGGTCGACGGTGAAGACCAGCGTGCGGCAGCCGGCGGCCCAGGCATCGTCCAGCAGCGCGCGCACGGCGCCGCGGTCGCGCAGCATGTAGAGCTGGAACCACGGCGGCACGCTGGCGGCGGCCACCTCGGCCAGCGGGCAGATGCTCACGGTGGAGAGCGTGAACGGCACGCCCGCCGCGTGCGCGGCGCGCGCGGCCTGGGCCTCGCCCCGGCGCGCGGCCATGCCGGCCAGGCCGATGGGCGCCAGCGCCAGCGGCAGCGCGCAGGGCTGGCCCGCCAGGGTGGCGCGGGTGTCCACCTGGGCCACGTCCACCAGCACGCGCTGGCGCAGGCGCAGGGCGGCGAGGTCGTCCACGTTGGCGGCCAGCGTGCGTTCGTCGTTGGCGCCACCGTCGATGTAGTCGAACAGGAAGCGCGGCAGGCGCCGCGCGGCCAGGCGGCGCCAGTCCTGGGGCGCGGCGGGGTAGTGCAGGCTCATGCGGCCCTCCCGGTGATGGAGCGCGCGGCGGCGCGCGCGGTGAGGATGCAGCCGGGCAGGAAGGTGCCCTCCAGCGAGCGCTTGCCATTGGCGCCGCCGCCGCCGAAGCCCGCCGCCTCGCCCACGCAGTACAGGCCCGCGATGGGCTGGCCCGCGCCGCCCTGCACGCGGCTTTGCAAATCCGTTTGCAGCCCGCCCAGGCTCTTGCGCGTGATGAGCTGCATCTGGATGGCGATGAACGGCCCCGCGCCGGGTTGTTGCAGCGGCGCGGGCGCGCAGGTGCGCAGCTTGTCCGGCCCCCACTGGCGCGCGTGCAGGATGCGGCGGATCTGGTCGTCGTTGTGCAGCTTGCTGCCGTGGGCGAAGTTGGCGTCGAACGCATCGGCCGTGGCCTGCAGCACCTGCGGGCGCACGTCGAGCGAGGCGGTCAGCGCGTTCATCTTCGCGGCCAGCCCGGCCAGCGTGTCGTCCACCAGGAAATGCGGGCTTTGCCGCTGCATCTGCCGCACCAGGCGGTGGTTGCCCAGCAGCGTTTCCTTCACGAACTGCGGGAACTGCCTGTCGCGGATGCGCTGGTTGTGCTCGGCGCCGGAGATGGCGAACTCCTTGGCCGCGATGCGCCAGTTGAGCAGGTGCCAGGTCCAGGGCTTTTCCTGCGCGGCGACGCGCTCGCACAGCCAATGCGTGTCGAAGCCCGTCACCAGCGGCTCGGGGCCGATGCGCTCGCCCCGGTGGTTCAGCCACAGCGCGGATTTGCATGGGATGGCCGACAGGCCGTGCCCGTCGAAATGCGGGAACGGGTGCGGAAAGCCCGCCGCGTAGTTCCACATCTCGCCCGCGTGGGTGATCCGCGCGCCCAGGCGCTCGGCGGCGTGGCGGTGCAGCCGTCCGTCCGCGAACGGGTGCGCGCCGTTGAGCATGGCGGCGGGCCGGGGCCTGTCCTTGGGCCAGTTGGCGCGCGCTTCCTCGTGCCCGCCGTTGATGCCGCCCATGGCCAGCACCACCACGGGGGCGTGCAGGCGCACCTCCTCGCCCGTGGTCTCGTTCACAGCCACGGCGCCCGCGATCCGGCCGCTTTCATGGTCGAGCCCCGTGACGCGGTGGCCGTGCAGCAGCGTGAGCCGGCCTGCATCCGCGGCGCGCAGCGCGGCCACCATGCGCCGCGTGAGCTCGCGCGCGGTGCCCCAGACGATGTGGTAGCGCGGCAGGCTGTTGCCCTCGCCGTGGCGGCCGCGCTCCACCCAGTTCACGGCGGGCATGAACTTCACGCCCTCCTGCACCAGCCAGTCGTGCACCTGGGCGCGCGAGTGCTCCACGTAATAGCGCGCCCAGGCGCGGGGCCAATGGTCCCCGGGGCCGAGTTCGCCAAAGCGCAGCCAGTCGGCCAGCGCGCGCTCGGGCGTGTCGGGGATCTTCATCTTCGCCTGCAGCGGCGTGCCCACCAGCGCCATGCCACCGAAGGCCCACAGGGCCAGGCCGCCGAAGCGCTCGGGCGTGTCGCGGTCCACCAGCGTGACGCGCCGGCCCGCGCGCAGCAGCTCCAGCGCGGTGACGATGCCGGCCAGGCCGCCGCCGATGACGAGGGCATCCGAAGAGTGAGGTGCCATGCGTGTGCCTCCTGCCGCGCACTCTGGGCGGTGCGCTGGCTGGCAACCATAGGCGCTTATGATGGGCCGTGATTGACTTTGGAGGCCATTCGTCTTGACCTTGCAGGCCAGCGTGTCGATGAGCTGGGTGAACACCGTGCTGGCGGCGGCCGAGCGTGCCGGCGTGCCGCGCGAGCGCCTGCTCGCGCAGGCCGGCATCGCCCCGGCGGAGCTGGCGCGCGAGCGCTGGCCCATCGACCACATCACGCGGCTGTGGCGCGCGGCGGTGCACTGCACGCAGGACGCGGGCTTCGGCCTCAAGGCCGGGGCGCTGGTGGGGCCGGGCAGCTTCAACGTGGTGAGCTACCTGCTGCAGTCCGCGCCCAGCCTGCGCGGTGCGATCAGCGTGGTGCAGCAGTACCAACGCCTGATCAGCGACGGCGGGCGCTTCCAGATGATCGCGGGCGCGCGGGCGGGCTGGGTGGTCTACCACCCGCGCCAGGGCGCGCTGGCGTTCAGCCCGCACCAGATCGAGGCGGTGCTGGCGGCGGTGGTGGCGTTCTCGCGCTGGGTCACCGGCCAGGCCGTGCGCCCGCTGCAGGTGCAGTTCAGCCAGCCGCGCGTGGGGCCGCTGGCGGGCTACCGCGAGGCCTTCGCCTGCCCGGTGGCGTTCGAGCAGGCGTTCAGCGGCGTGCTGCTGGACAACGCGCTGCTGGATGCGCCCCTGCCCCAGGCCGACGCGCAACTGGCGCGCCTGCATCACCAGTACGCGGCGCAGCGCCTGGCGGTGCTGCACGAGGGCGGCGCGCTGGCGCAGGAGCTGCGCGCCTGGATCGCCGCAGCGCTGCTGGGCCGCGTGCCCACGCGCGCCGAGGCCGCGCAGGCGCTGGGCCTGAGCGAGCGCACGCTGGCGCGGCGCATGCGGGCGCAGCGGCTGAGCTTCTCGGCGCTGCTGGACGCCGTGCGGCGCGAGGCCGCGCTGCAGGCGGTGGCGGAGAGAGGCCGCCCCCTGGCCGAGATCGGCCAGGCGCTGGGCTATGCCGAGCCCAGCGTGTTCTGGCGCGCCTTCAGGCGCTGGACCGGGCAGACGCCCGCACAGTGGCGCGGCGCTGCAGTCCATTAGATTCTGATAGCTAAAGGCGCTTGCAGGACGAGGGTCGATGGCGTATCTGCACCTCGTCCGCCATCGGTGGCCAAGCTGTGCATGGTCATTGCATGGGCAGCAGCAGTTCCAGGCCATCGAGCCAGCGCGTGAACACCGTGCCCGCCGCCGCGGGCAGGCGCGCCTGCAGCGCCCGGGCCTCGGCGCGCAGGGTGCGCGGATCGACGCCCGCCTGGGCCAGTTCGCAGGCATGGCCGACCAGCCAGCGCTCGATGGCGCGCGGATCGGCCTCCAGATGGCATTGCAGGCCGAGTACCTGGGGTCCCAAGGCGAAGCCCTGGTGCGGGCAGGTGGCGGTGCCCGCCAGGCACTGGGCGCCGGGCGGAATGCCGAACTGGTCGCCATGCCAGTGCAGCACGGGCACGCCGTCCAGCGCGGCGAGCGGGGAATCGCGCCCCGCCGCCGTCAGCGCGAGGGGCGCGAAGCCGATCTCCTTCACCCCCATGGGGGCGACCGGCGCGCCGAGCGCGCGGGCGATCAGCTGGGCGCCCAGGCAGATGCCCAGCAGCGGCTGCTGGCGGTGCAGGCGTTGCTGTATCAGCGCCAGTTCGTCGGCGAGGAAGGGGTAGGCGGCTTCGTCGAACGCGCCGATGGGCCCGCCCAGCACGACCAGCAGGTCGGCGTCGGCCAGGTGCGGCGCGTGCAGGTCTTCGGTGGGCGCGTCCACGTAGCGCACGGTATAGCCCCGGGACTGGAGCAGCGGCTCCAGCGTACCCAGGTCTTCGAAATGCAGGTGGCGGATGGCGATGGCGGTGTGGGTCATGGTGGGGTTTCCTCGCAGGAACTGGGCCAGTAGTGGCCGTCGGGCAGCGCCCGCGCGCCGAAGAGCGCCTGGCCCACGCGCACGACGGTAGCGCCTTCCTCGATGGCGATTTCAAAGTCGCCCGACATGCCCATCGACAGCTCCTCCAGCGTGATGCCCGCAGGCGCCTCTTGGCGCAGCCGGTCGCGCAGCGTGCGCAGCAGCACGAAGCAGCGGCGCACGCGCGCGGCGTCGCTGGAGAACAGCGCCAGCGTCATCAGCCCGCGCACGCGCAGCGCCGGGAAGGCGGGCAGGGCGCGCAGGAAGGCCGCCACTTCCCTGGGCAGCAGGCCGTACTTGCTGGCTTCGCCCGAGGTGTTGACCTGCACGAACACATCCAGCGCGCGGCCCTCGGCCTGCAGGCGCCGCTCCAGCGCCTCGGCCACGCGCAGGCTGTCGAGCGCCTGGAACTCGCTGGCGAAGCGCGCCACCAGCCTGGCCTTGTTGGTCTGCAGGTGGCCGATGACCGACCAGCGCAGACCGGGCAGGTCCTGCGTGGCCTGCCATTTGCCGAGGGCCTCCTGCGGCTTGTTCTCGCCCAGCAGGCGGCAGCCCGCCGCGTGGGCCAGGCGCACGCGGGCCTCGGGCTGGGTCTTGCTCACGGGCAACAGGCGCACGCTGGCCGGGTCGCGCCCGGCGCGCTGGCAGGCGGCGGCGATGCGTGCCTGCACGGTGGCGAGGTGGCGCTGGAAGTCCTGCAGCGTCGCGGCCTGCGGGTAGCGGCCGTGCTGGTCGTGGCGGGTGGCTGTCATGACACGGCTCCTTTACCGGCAAGGGCGGGCCGTGGCAGGCGGCCATGCAGCACCGCGTGGGCCGCGAGCCCGACCACCAGGCCCCAGAAGGCGCCGCCGATGCCCAGCAGCGTGATGTTGGCGGCGGCGGCCAGGAAGGTGATCAGGGCCGACTCGCGCGCCTTCGCGTCGGCCAGGGCCGTGGCCAGGCTGGTGCCGATGGTGCCCAGCAGCGCCAGCCCCGCCAGCATGGTGATGAAGGTGGCCGGCAGCGCCATGAAGACCGCCGCCAGCGTGACGCCGAATACGCCCACGAGGATGTAGCACACGCCTGCCGCGATGCCGGCGACCCAGCGCTTGGAAGGGTCCTCGTGCGCCTCGCGCCCGGTGCAGATGGCGGCGGTGATGGCCGCGAGGTTGAAGGCGTGCGCACCGAACGGCGCCATCAGCAGCGAGCCCAGCCCGGTCACGGCGACGATGGGGCTGGCGCTGGTGGCGTAGCCGTCGCCGCGCAGCACCAGCATGCCGGGCATGTACTGGCCGCTGAGCGTGATGAGGAACAGCGGCAGCGCCACGCTGAGCAGGGCATTGAGCGAGAACGCGGGCATCGTGAACACCGGTGCCGCGAGCTGCAGGCGCAGGCTGGACAGGTCCACCCGCCCCTGCACCAGCAGAAAGCCCAGGCCCAGCAGCAGGATGCCCACCACCGCCCAGCGCGCCGCCACGCGCCGCAGCAGCACGTAGGCCAGCACCAGCAGCCCGGCCAGCAGCGGGTCGACGCCCATGCCACCGAAGGCGCGGATGCCGAACTGCAGCAGGATGCCCGCCAGCAGCCCGGCCGCGACGCCGGGCGGAATCCAGCGGATCACGCGGTCGAACCCGCCCGACAGGCCCAGCGCCACGAAGGCCGCGGCCGACACCAGGTAGGCGCCCACGGCTTCGGCATAGGGCGTGGTGGCCAGCGCGGTGACGAGGAACGCCGCCGCCGGCGTGGACCACGCGGTGATGACCGGCGCGCGCGTCATCCAGCTCAGCAGTACGCCCGTGACCCCTACGCCGACGGAAATCGACCACACCCACGAGGCCGTCAGCTCCGGCCCCAGGCCGGCCACCTGGGCGGCCTGGAACACCAGGATGAACGTGCCGCCGTAGTTGACGATGACCGAGACCAGCCCGGCCACGATGGGGTGGACCAGATCGCGCGGGCGCAGAGGGGAGGGGGGTGCGTGCTGCATGGGTCGTGAGGGGAACCAGTGGAAGCCGCTTTTGTATTCCTAAAATGGCCTGAAGCATCCATCCACTTTTTCCAGGAAGATCCGGCCAATTGTTCAAGCACGCCCAACTCGAATCGGTGAAGGCCTGGCTGGGCGACCCCGCCCACGGCGCGCTGCCGCTGCATGCGCGCGTGCAGCGCGCGTTACGGCAGTTGATCCTGGAAGGCGCGCTCGGCGGCGGCCAGCCCTTGCCCGCCTCGCGCGCGCTGGCGCGTTCGCTGGGTGTATCGCGCGACACGGTGGAGGCGGCCTACGGCCAACTGCATGCCGAAGGCTTCATCGAGCGGCGAGTGGGCAGCGGCAGTTTCGTTTCGCCGCGCGCGCAGCGCCTGGGCGCGCAGGCACGGCGGCCCGCTGCGCCGGCGGGAGCCCCGCGCCTGAGCCAGCGCGGCGAGGCGCTGTACCGGGGCGGCGGCGTGCGCGACTTCCTCGTGCCGCGCCCGTTCGCGCCCGGCGTCCCCGACACGCGCGCTTTTCCCCTCGCCACCTGGGAGCGCCTGCAGCGCCAGGTCCTCAAGGAGCATGGCGCGCGCGCCCTGCTGCACAGCCCGCCGCAAGGCATGGAGCCACTGCGCCGCGCGATTGCCGACTACGTGAACCTGGAGCGCGGCGCACGCGCCACGCCCGAGCGTGTGCTGGTGCTCACCAGCTCGCAGCAGGCGCTGGCCCTGTGCGCCACGGTGCTGCTCGACGCGGGTGAGCGCATCTGCGTGGAAGACCCACTCTACCAAGGCGCGCGCCGCGCCTTCGAGGCGGCGGGCCTGGCCTGCGTGCCCGTGCCGGTGGATGGCGGCGGCATGCAGGTGCAGCACCTGGACGGTGCGGCCTCCCCGGCGCGCGCCGTGTACCTCACCCCTTCGCACCAGTACCCCACCGGCGCCACGCTGGCGCTGGAGCGCCGCCTGGCCGTGGTGGACTGGGCGCAGCGCCACCAGGCCTGGATCATCGAGGACGACTACGACAGCGAATTCCACTACGCCGGCAAGCCCACGGCCTGCGTGCAGGGGCTGGACGCGCACGAACGCACGCTTTACATCGGTACCTTCAGCAAGTCGCTGTTCCCGGGCCTGCGCATAGGCTACCTGGTGCTGCCGCCGCAGCTCGTGGCGCCCATGGCGGTGGCGCGCACGCTGCTGGACGGGCACAGCGCACCCATTGCCCAGCTCACGCTGGCGCGCTTCATCGAGGGCGGGCACTTCGGCGCCCACGTGCGCGCCATGCGTGGCCTGTACGCCGCGCGGCGCGACGTGCTGGCGCGGCTGGTGCGCGAGCATCTGGCCGCCTGGGTGCAGCCGCGCGTGCCCGCGGGCGGCATGCAGATGCCCTGCGTCTTCACCTGCGACCTGCCCGAGCGCGCCGCCGTCGATGCGGCGCGCCGCGCGGGCATCGACCTGCAGGGGCTGTCGGCGCTGTATGCCGCCGAGCCGGCAGAGGCCGGGTTCCTCATGGGCTTCGCGGCCTATGCGCCGCAGGAGATGGAGACCGCCGTCAAGGCGCTGGCCGGGGTGCTGCGGCGTCTGTGAATTTGAACTCGGCTTCCTGCCTGGTTATCCGACGAATGCAAAACCGTATCAGGCACAAGGAGGCGCCCTCGTTCAAGCGCGGGCGGCTGGCGCACGCATCGGCGCGAGCCGTTCCCGCAGCACGAAGCGCATGGCGAAGAGCCGGTGCGGCCTTGCAGCCACCGCCGCGGTGGCTACCGCGATGCGTCGTTCGCCGTGGCGCCATCGTCGCTGGCCAGTGCGTCTGCCGCCTTGCCGACGCCTTTGCCGACGATCCTGGCACCGCCGATGGCGGCATCGGCGGCCAGGCCCACGGCCGATGCCGTGACGCTGACGGCGGTGCCGGCGACGCTGACCACCGTGCAGCCGGGCAACTGCAGCAGCATGGCGCAGGAGCCCATGGGCAGAAGGTAGCGGCGCATGTCAGGAGCCGCGGGGTCAGTGGATGCGCATGCCCGGCTGCGCGCCGGGGAAGGGCTCCAGCACGTAGATGCCGGGGTGGGCCTTCTCGTCGGCATGGCTGGCGGCGAGCACCATGCCCTCGGACACGCCGAACTTCATCTTGCGCGGTGCCAGGTTGGCCACCACCACGGTGAGCTTGCCTTCGAGCTGCTCGGGCTTGTACATGCTGGCGACGCCGCTGAACACGTTGCGCGTCCTGCCCTCGCCCACGTCCAGCGTGAGCTGCAGCAGCTTGGTCGAGCCTTCGACGGCCTTGCACTCGACGATCTTCGCGATGCGCAGGTCGATTTTGGCGAAGTCGTCGATGGTGATGGTCGGCGCGATGGCCTCGCCGCCAGGCAGGATCGCTTCCTCGGCGGCGGGCGCGGGCAGCGCGAACAGGGCGTCGAGCTGCCTGTCCTCCACGCGCTGCATCAGGTGCTGGTACTGGCCGATCTGGTGGCCGGCGCCCAGCGGGCGGTCGACGCCATCGAACTGCTCGGGCGGCACGATGAGGAAGGCCGCCACGTCGGCCGCCACCTGGGGCAGGATGGGCTTCAGGTAGATGGTCAGGATGCGGAAGGCCTCGATGCAGGTGCTGCACACGTCCTGCAGGCGCGCCTCCATGCCCTCCTTCTTGGCCAGCTCCCAGGGCTTGTTGGCGTCCACGTAGGCGTTCACGCGGTCGCACAGCAGCATGGTCTCGCGCACGGCGCGGGCCGTGTCGCGGGCCTCGTAGGCGGCAACGATGGCGTCCTTGTGCGCGCGCAGCTGCGCCAGCAGGGCCTGGCCGTCTTCGCTCACCGTGCCCAGCTTGCCGCCGAAGCGCTTGGTGATGAAGCCCGCGGCGCGGCTGGCGATGTTCACGTACTTGCCGATCAGGTCGGCGTTGACGCGGGCCATGAAGTCCTCGGGGTTGAAGTCGATGTCCTCGTTGCGGCCGTTGAGCTTGGCGCCCAGGTAGTAGCGCAGCCACTCGGGGTTCATGCCCAGGCTCAGGTACTTGAGCGGGTCGAGGCCCGTGCCGCGGCTCTTGCTCATCTTCTCGCCGTTGTTCACGGTCATGAAGCCGTGCACGCAGATCTTCGTCGGCGTCTTGCGGCCGCTGAACTTGAGCATGGCGGGCCAGAACAGGGTGTGAAAGGTGATGATGTCCTTGCCGATGAAGTGGTACTGCTCAAGCGCGGGGTCGGCCATGTAGGCCGCGTAGTCCTGGCCGCGCCTGGCCAGCAGGTTCTTCAGCGAGGCGAGGTAGCCGATGGGCGCGTCCAGCCAGACGTAGAAGTACTTGCCCGGCGCGTCGGGGATCTCGATGCCGAAGTAGGGCGCGTCGCGCGAGATGTCCCAGTCGTCCAGGCCGCTGCTGGTGCTGCCGTCGGGGTTGGTGCGGGTGCCGAACCATTCCTTGATCTTGGCCGCGACTTCGGGCTGCACATGCACGCCGTCCTGCGTCCATTCCTTGAGAAACTCGACGCAGCGCGGGTCCGAGAGCTTGAAGAAGAAATGTTCCGAGGTCTTGAGCTGCGGCTTGGCGCCCGAGAGCGCGGAGTAGGGGTTGATGAGTTCGGTGGGCGCATACACGGCGCCGCAGACCTCGCAGTTGTCGCCGTACTGGTCCTTGGCGTGGCAGCGCGGGCATTCGCCCTTGATGAAGCGGTCGGGCAGGAACATGTTCTTCTCGGGGTCGAAGAACTGCTCGATGGTGCGCGTCTCGATCAGGCCGTTGGCCTTCAAGTCAAGGTAGATCTGCTGCGCGAGCGCGTGGTTCTCGGGCGCATCGGTGCTGTGCCAGTTGTCGAAGGCGATGTGAAAGCCGTCCAGGTACTGCTTGCGCCCGGCCGCGATGTCGGCCACGAACTGCTGCGGCGTCTTGCCGGCCTTCTCGGCGGCGATCATGATGGGCGCGCCATGCGCGTCGTCGGCGCCGACGAAGTCGACCGCGTTGCCCTGCATGCGCTGGGCCCGCACCCAGGTGTCGGCCTGGATGTATTCCATGATGTGGCCGATGTGGAAGTTGCCGTTGGCATACGGCAGGGCGGTGGTGACGAAGATCTTGCGTGCGGTCATCGGGGTGGCTCTCCAGCCCGCCCCGGGGCTTCGGGGCGGAACCCGCGATTCTAGAGTGCACGGCACATTCCAGAGCGCGTCAGTAGCAGGGCAGGCGCACCGGGTTGCCGCGGTCGTGCCAGCCGAAGAAGGCGCAGATCTCGCTGCGCCGCGCCAGCGTGTCGCTGCGGCCCAGGGCCATGAGCGCGCGCGTGTAGCCGCGCTCGAACAGCAGGTAGCTGGCCAGGGCGCCGTCGCTGCCGTCCCGCCCGTCGGCCTGCACGCCCAGGGCGCTCAGCAGGGCGCGGATGGTGCGCGGCAGGTCGCACACGTGGCGCGCGGCCACCTCGTCCAGGCTTTGCGAGGGCACGAGCACCAGCAGCTCCAGCGGGCGCAGGGGGCTCCTGCTGCGCTCCTCGGGCGTCAGCAGGGACAGGATCCGGTTGACGTGCCCGACATGCTCTATGTCCGTCGCCAGCGCGTCCAGGAAGATGTTGGACAGCGCGTGGCCCGCGACCACCGCCAGAGGGGGGTAGGGCTGCCGCGTGCCGGCGGCGCAGGGCGGGGGCGGCTCGTAGGAGCGGCTCGTGCCCACCACCATCAGCCGCTGCGCGCCCAGGTGGATGGCGGGCGCCAGCGGCGCGGTCTGGCGCATGGAGCCGTCGCCGAAATACTCCATGTGCCCGTCGATGGACAGGGGCGCGGCCGGGAACACCAGGGGAATGGCCGACGAGGCCAGCAGGTGGGTGTGCGTGATGGGCCCGCGCGCGGACTTGCGCAGCGAGTGCGCCCAGGGCCGCTGGGCGTCGCCTGCGTCGAAGAAGGCCACGTGCTGGCCCGAGTTGTAGCTGGACGCCGTGACGGCCAGCGCGCGCAGGTGGCCGGTGCGGATCAGGTGCGGCACGCGCTGCAGCGGCACGAGCTGCGTGAGCAGCTGTGCCAGCGGCGCGTTGTTGAGCAGCGAGTGCGGGTGCGTGCGGCGCCAGCGCGTGAGCGCCCAGCCCAGCGACAGCAGCGTGAGCCAGCGCGCGCCCTGGCGCATGACGTTCAGCCAGTCGGCGTGGTAGATCTGCCCGGCATGGAAGCTGGCCCACACGCGGGCGATGCGGCGCACGGTGTGGTCGAACTGGTCCGCCCCGCAGGCCAGGGCGGCGGCGTTGATGGCGCCGG
This region of Alicycliphilus denitrificans K601 genomic DNA includes:
- a CDS encoding PLP-dependent aminotransferase family protein, whose amino-acid sequence is MFKHAQLESVKAWLGDPAHGALPLHARVQRALRQLILEGALGGGQPLPASRALARSLGVSRDTVEAAYGQLHAEGFIERRVGSGSFVSPRAQRLGAQARRPAAPAGAPRLSQRGEALYRGGGVRDFLVPRPFAPGVPDTRAFPLATWERLQRQVLKEHGARALLHSPPQGMEPLRRAIADYVNLERGARATPERVLVLTSSQQALALCATVLLDAGERICVEDPLYQGARRAFEAAGLACVPVPVDGGGMQVQHLDGAASPARAVYLTPSHQYPTGATLALERRLAVVDWAQRHQAWIIEDDYDSEFHYAGKPTACVQGLDAHERTLYIGTFSKSLFPGLRIGYLVLPPQLVAPMAVARTLLDGHSAPIAQLTLARFIEGGHFGAHVRAMRGLYAARRDVLARLVREHLAAWVQPRVPAGGMQMPCVFTCDLPERAAVDAARRAGIDLQGLSALYAAEPAEAGFLMGFAAYAPQEMETAVKALAGVLRRL
- the metG gene encoding methionine--tRNA ligase, whose product is MTARKIFVTTALPYANGNFHIGHIMEYIQADTWVRAQRMQGNAVDFVGADDAHGAPIMIAAEKAGKTPQQFVADIAAGRKQYLDGFHIAFDNWHSTDAPENHALAQQIYLDLKANGLIETRTIEQFFDPEKNMFLPDRFIKGECPRCHAKDQYGDNCEVCGAVYAPTELINPYSALSGAKPQLKTSEHFFFKLSDPRCVEFLKEWTQDGVHVQPEVAAKIKEWFGTRTNPDGSTSSGLDDWDISRDAPYFGIEIPDAPGKYFYVWLDAPIGYLASLKNLLARRGQDYAAYMADPALEQYHFIGKDIITFHTLFWPAMLKFSGRKTPTKICVHGFMTVNNGEKMSKSRGTGLDPLKYLSLGMNPEWLRYYLGAKLNGRNEDIDFNPEDFMARVNADLIGKYVNIASRAAGFITKRFGGKLGTVSEDGQALLAQLRAHKDAIVAAYEARDTARAVRETMLLCDRVNAYVDANKPWELAKKEGMEARLQDVCSTCIEAFRILTIYLKPILPQVAADVAAFLIVPPEQFDGVDRPLGAGHQIGQYQHLMQRVEDRQLDALFALPAPAAEEAILPGGEAIAPTITIDDFAKIDLRIAKIVECKAVEGSTKLLQLTLDVGEGRTRNVFSGVASMYKPEQLEGKLTVVVANLAPRKMKFGVSEGMVLAASHADEKAHPGIYVLEPFPGAQPGMRIH
- a CDS encoding benzoate/H(+) symporter BenE family transporter; amino-acid sequence: MQHAPPSPLRPRDLVHPIVAGLVSVIVNYGGTFILVFQAAQVAGLGPELTASWVWSISVGVGVTGVLLSWMTRAPVITAWSTPAAAFLVTALATTPYAEAVGAYLVSAAAFVALGLSGGFDRVIRWIPPGVAAGLLAGILLQFGIRAFGGMGVDPLLAGLLVLAYVLLRRVAARWAVVGILLLGLGFLLVQGRVDLSSLRLQLAAPVFTMPAFSLNALLSVALPLFLITLSGQYMPGMLVLRGDGYATSASPIVAVTGLGSLLMAPFGAHAFNLAAITAAICTGREAHEDPSKRWVAGIAAGVCYILVGVFGVTLAAVFMALPATFITMLAGLALLGTIGTSLATALADAKARESALITFLAAAANITLLGIGGAFWGLVVGLAAHAVLHGRLPRPALAGKGAVS
- a CDS encoding patatin-like phospholipase family protein, with product MAPPAAASPHADTALVLTGGGARAAYQVGVLQAIAAVRAACGERRGPAPFAILTGTSAGAINAAALACGADQFDHTVRRIARVWASFHAGQIYHADWLNVMRQGARWLTLLSLGWALTRWRRTHPHSLLNNAPLAQLLTQLVPLQRVPHLIRTGHLRALAVTASSYNSGQHVAFFDAGDAQRPWAHSLRKSARGPITHTHLLASSAIPLVFPAAPLSIDGHMEYFGDGSMRQTAPLAPAIHLGAQRLMVVGTSRSYEPPPPCAAGTRQPYPPLAVVAGHALSNIFLDALATDIEHVGHVNRILSLLTPEERSRSPLRPLELLVLVPSQSLDEVAARHVCDLPRTIRALLSALGVQADGRDGSDGALASYLLFERGYTRALMALGRSDTLARRSEICAFFGWHDRGNPVRLPCY